A region from the Oncorhynchus tshawytscha isolate Ot180627B linkage group LG26, Otsh_v2.0, whole genome shotgun sequence genome encodes:
- the mettl5 gene encoding rRNA N6-adenosine-methyltransferase METTL5, producing the protein MKLKELESCLQQVDAFEEPKILLEQYPTSPHIAACMLYTIHNTFDDIEGKLVADLGCGCGVLSIGAAMLDAGLCVGFDIDDDALEIFKRNSEEFELTNVDLIQCDMCSLRSHAYAKKFDTVIMNPPFGTKHNQGMDMQFLRTALTMATTAVYSLHKTSTRGHIQKKASDWGVKMEVIAELRYDLPASYKFHKKKSVDIKVDFLRFSTT; encoded by the exons ATGAAACTGAAAGAGTTGGAAAGTTGTCTTCAACAAGTGGACGCCTTTGAAGAACCCAAAATTCTTCTTGAACAATATCCAACCAGCCCTCACATTGCAG CATGTATGCTTTATACAATCCACAACACATTTGATGACATCGAGGGCAAATTGGTTGCAGATTTGGGATGCGGATGTGGCGTTCTTAGCATTGGAGCAGCAATGCTTGATGCAGG TTTGTGTGTTGGCTTTGACATTGATGACGATGCACTGGAGATATTCAAAAGGAACTCTGAGGAATTTGAGCTGACCAACGTAGACCTGATCCAGTGTGACATGTGCTCCCTGAGATCCCATGCATATGCCAAGAAATTTGACACTGTGATCATGAATCCTCCATTTGGTACCAAACACAACCAAG GTATGGACATGCAGTTTCTGAGGACGGCTTTAACTATGGCAACAACAGCAGTATATTCCCTTCACAAAACATCAACACGAGGC CACATACAGAAGAAAGCAAGTGATTGGGGAGTAAAAATGGAAGTAATAGCAG AGCTAAGATATGATTTGCCAGCGTCCTACAAGTTCCACAAGAAGAAATCG GTTGACATCAAGGTGGACTTTCTACGATTTTCCACAACATGA
- the LOC112225225 gene encoding lupus La protein homolog B, producing the protein MAEIQEMSELEKKVAQQLEYYFGDHNLPRDKFLKEQLQLDDGWVTLETMLKFNRLKCLTTDHSVIVESLKKSQTGLLELSEDTTKIRRISSKPLPELNDKYKDTLKHKSVYIKGFPLETTLDEIEGWLKGKGVIENIQMRRNFQKNFKGSVFLVFDTEEASKQFLARTDTKSFKENEMIILSREDYHAKKSEDRKLLKAESKAKAKHDKDEKQKQAEEEEMKSLDEQTGCLLKFSGNLDSVSREDFHEVFSGHGQIKWIDFTRGAKEGTILFRVSAKEALDKAKEASGGNLKIKGEDVTWEVVEGDAEREALKKIIEDQQESLNRRRGGRGGRKSGGRGGRGGRRDRGGRDGKSHYQGRKTKFDDSDDDAPPSPKKRALEGVCKDADAKVVKTENGS; encoded by the exons ATGGCAGAAATTCAAGAAATGTCTGAACTTGAGAAGAAGGTGGCTCAACAGCTTGAG TACTACTTTGGTGATCACAACCTTCCAAGAGACAAGTTCCTCAAAGAACAGTTGCAGCTCGATGATGGCTGGGTGACTCTGGAAACCATGCTCAAGTTTAACAG GCTGAAATGCTTGACAACCGATCACAGTGTAATTGTTGAGTCTCTGAAGAAATCCCAGACTGGCCTTTTGGAATTGAGTGAGGATACGACAAAAATCAGGAGAATTTCAAGCAAGCCCTTACCAGAACTGAACGACAAGTACAAAGATACCCTCAAACACAAATCTGTGTACATT AAAGGTTTCCCATTGGAGACAACCCTTGATGAAATCGAGGGGTGGCTGAAAGGGAAAGGCGTCATAGAAAACATTCAGATGAGACGCAACTTCCAAAAGAATTTCAAG GGCTCAGTATTCCTGGTTTTTGACACTGAAGAAGCATCAAAGCAGTTCCTAGCACGCACAGACACCAAATCATTCAAAGAAAATGAAATGATTATACTTTCAAG AGAGGACTACCATGCAAAGAAATCAGAGGATAGAAAACTGTTAAAAGCAGAGTCCAAGGCTAAGGCTAAACA TGACAAGGacgaaaaacaaaaacaagcagAGGAAGAGGAAATG AAATCTCTGGACGAGCAGACCGGATGCCTGTTGAAATTCTCAGGCAATCTTGACAGTGTTTCAAGAGAGGACTTTCACGAGGTGTTCTCAGGTCATGGTCAAATCAAATGGATTGATTTCACCAGGGGTGCCAAAGAG GGTACTATCCTCTTCAGAGTGAGTGCCAAGGAAGCTCTTGATAAGGCCAAGGAAGCAAGTGGAGGAAACTTGAAAATTAAAGGCGAAGACGTTAcgtgggaggtggtggagggagatgcagagaggGAAGCTCTGAAAAAGATAATTGAAGACCAACAGGAATCTCTCAACAGACGTCGAGGTGGTAGAG GTGGCCGAAAATCAGGtggtagaggggggagaggaggacgaAGGGACAGGGGTGGACGTGATGGCAAATCACACTACCAAGGCAGAAAGACCAAAtttgatgatagtgatgatgacg CACCTCCTAGCCCGAAGAAGCGAGCCCTGGAAGGAGTGTGCAAAGATGCTGATGCAAAAGTTGTCAAAACTGAAAATGGTTCTTAA
- the phgdh gene encoding D-3-phosphoglycerate dehydrogenase: MAPISIKRILISESVDPCCKKILQENGIQVTEKQNMSKDDLIAEIKDYDGLVVRSATKVTADVINAAGNLKIIGRAGTGVDNVDVDAATIKGVIVMNTPSGNTISAAELTCTLLMSLSRHVPQAAMSMKAGNWDRKKFMGTELYGKILGIVGLGRIGKEVATRMQSFGMKTIGYDPITTPEVTVTWGVEQMSLEQLWPQCDYITVHTPLMPSTAGLLKDTSFAKCKKGVKVVNCARGGIIDEDALLRALESRQCGGAGLDVFVEEPPKNRALVNHPNVISCPHLGASTKEAQARCGQDIALQIVDMVMGKSLVGAVNAQVLASTFTPESHQWIKLGEAIGAVLKSCTTSKQPFSQVQIITQGDCLKDSSAYMTSAVMVGLLSDGSQSCPNLVNSLTLAKESGITVTRNHSEGLTQGACEVEISVNGSSYRATGSVQGGVPVLLELNRSVFRQPVSLTGILLFFKAVASPPLLPSVTGLLATAGVEMESFSAPAARSGDQWYCVGLSSLLVDLGALKSLVKAAAQVSV; this comes from the exons ATGGCCCCAATATCCATCAAACGCATTTTAATCAGTGAAAGTGTTGACCCTTGTTGTAAGAAGATTCTGCAAGAAAATGGAATCCAAGTTACAGAGAAGCAAAATATGAGTAAGGATGATTTGATTGCGGAGATCAAG GACTATGATGGCCTGGTGGTTCGATCAGCAACAAAGGTGACAGCTGATGTCATCAATGCTGCTGGTAACCTCAAAATCATTGGAAGAGCTGGGACTGGCGTTGACAATGTGGATGTGGATGCTGCCACTATAAAGGGCGTAATTGTCATGAA CACACCAAGTGGCAACACCATCAGTGCTGCAGAGCTGACATGCACCCTGTTGATGAGCCTCTCAAG ACATGTGCCCCAAGCAGCCATGTCCATGAAAGCAGGGAACTGGGATCGTAAAAAG TTCATGGGCACAGAGCTGTACGGCAAAATACTTGGAATAGTTGGACTTGGAAGAATTGGGAAGGAAGTCGCCACCAGAATGCAGTCCTTTGGCATGAAG ACCATCGGCTATGATCCAATCACCACTCCTGAGGTGACTGTTACCTGGGGGGTCGAGCAGATGTCCCTGGAGCAGCTGTGGCCCCAGTGTGATTACATCACTGTCCACACTCCCCTCATGCCTTCTACAGCTG GACTACTGAAGGACACGTCATTTGCCAAGTGCAAGAAAGGTGTAAAGGTCGTGAACTGTGCACGCGGGGGCATCATCGATGAGGATGCTCTCCTCAGAGCTTTGGAGTCTAGACAGTGTGGAGGGGCTGGCCTCGATGTTTTTGTCGAG GAACCCCCAAAGAACCGTGCCCTGGTGAACCATCCCAATGTGATTAGCTGTCCTCACCTGGGTGCCAGTACAAAGGAGGCCCAGGCACGCTGTGGGCAGGACATCGCTCTGCAGATTGTGGACATGGTGATGGGCAAGAGCTTGGTTGGAGCA GTGAATGCCCAGGTTTTGGCAAGCACATTCACCCCCGAGTCTCACCAGTGGATCAAACTTGGAGAGGCCATAGGAGCTGTCCTGAAATCATGCACCACCTCTAAACAACCCTTCAGCCAAGTCCAAATCATAACTCAAG GAGACTGCTTGAAAGATTCCTCCGCTTACATGACCTCAGCAGTAATGGTTGGATTACTTAGTGATGGGTCCCAGAGTTGCCCCAACCTGGTCAATTCACTGACCCTGGCCAAGGAATCTGGAATCACG gtAACCAGAAACCACAGTGAGGGTCTGACTCAAGGTGCATGTGAGGTGGAGATCTCTGTCAATGGCTCCAGCTACAGAGCTACTGGTTCAGTACAGGGAGGAGTACCAGTCTTGTTGGAGCTGAATCGCAGCGTGTTCCGACAGCCCGTCTCTCTCACTGGCATCCTGCTGTTCTTCAAGGCCGTGGCGTCTCCTCCGCTCCTGCCCTCTGTGACTG GTTTGCTGGCCACGGCGGGAGTGGAAATGGAGTCATTCAGTGCCCCTGCAGCTCGTAGTGGAGATCAGTGGTACTGTGTGGGGTTATCCTCTCTCTTGGTGGACCTTGGTGCCTTAAAATCTTTAGTGAAAGCAGCAGCACAGGTCTCTGTGTAA
- the klhl23 gene encoding kelch-like protein 23, with the protein MSGKGSYIYDFCDIAHPNELLDALREFYLGGIFTDITLQCATGQVFYCHKAALSARSSYFKVMFTADMKERSNNLIKLTGIDYDVLSALVNYVYTSRVNITETNVQSLLEAADLLQFSSVKKACEDFLIRFLDVDNCLGMHSFAELHICPELEREARRVMLSRFEDLLQQEEFLEVDYDKLSSVMSLKNINVWKDDVLLDAVVKWVTYDIVNRIDHVQGLLCCVHLELDEVHFKTALDGQRQCLLGNEGKVRSLIINALKSNCKETSASRKKVSSSMYVIGGYYWHPLCEVHIWDPISNTWVQGKDMPDQTRESYSVSLLGANIYVTGGYMTETIEALDTVWIYNGDCDEWTEGCPMITARYYHCSVALHGCIYAIGGYRGGAIQLETEFYDPLKKKWFPTANMIQGVGNATACVMNDTIYVTGGHYGSRGSSTYEKIQAYRPDINEWSIVTISPHPEYGLCSVSLNNKLYLVGGQTTITDCYDPERDEWRQLSVMKERRMECGAVVINGCIYVTGGYSYSKGTYLQSIEKYDPELDTWEVVGSLPSPARTHGCICIYSV; encoded by the exons ATGTCAGGAAAAGGAAGCTACATTTATGACTTTTGTGACATCGCCCATCCAAATGAACTATTGGATGCTCTGAGAGAGTTCTACCTAGGTGGCATATTCACCGACATCACCCTACAATGTGCCACGGGACAGGTATTTTACTGTCACAAGGCAGCATTGTCAGCCCGCAGCTCTTATTTCAAAGTCATGTTCACAGCCGACATGAAGGAGCGGTCAAACAACCTCATCAAACTGACAGGGATTGATTATGACGTTCTGAGTGCTTTGGTGAACTACGTATACACTTCCAGGGTGAACATCACGGAGACAAATGTACAGAGCCTGCTGGAGGCAGCAGACCTCTTACAGTTCAGCTCAGTGAAGAAGGCTTGCGAAGACTTCCTTATACGCTTCCTGGATGTGGACAACTGCCTGGGTATGCACTCTTTTGCTGAGCTGCACATCTGCCCTGAGCTGGAGCGGGAGGCACGAAGGGTAATGCTCAGCAGGTTTGAGGACCTTCTACAGCAGGAGGAATTCTTGGAGGTGGACTACGACAAGCTGAGTTCCGTCATGTCTCTTAAGAACATCAACGTATGGAAGGATGACGTTCTCTTGGATGCGGTGGTCAAATGGGTCACCTATGACATTGTTAACCGTATTGATCACGTTCAGGGCCTACTCTGTTGTGTCCATCTTGAGCTGGATGAGGTGCACTTCAAGACTGCCCTGGATGGACAGAGGCAATGCTTACTGGGCAATGAGGGAAAAGTAAGGTCATTGATTATCAACGCATTGAAGTCCAACTGCAAAGAGACTTCAGCGAGCAGGAAGAAGGTGTCCTCAAGCATGTATGTTATTGGAGGGTACTACTGGCATCCGCTCTGTGAAGTCCACATATGGGATCCAATAAGCAACACATGGGTGCAAGGAAAAGATATGCCTGACCAGACAAGAGAGAGCTATAGTGTATCTTTACTGGGGGCAAATATTTATGTGACTGGGGGTTATATGACTGAGACTATTGAAGCCCTGGACACAGTTTGGATTTATAATGGTGATTGTGATGAGTGGACTGAGGGATGCCCCATGATCACTGCCAGATACTACCACTGTTCTGTGGCTTTACACGGCTGTATCTATGCCATAGGAGGGTACAGAGGGGGAGCTATACAACTTGAGACTGAATTCTATGACCCCTTAAAAAAGAAATGGTTCCCTACAGCCAACATGATACAAG GTGTAGGAAATGCCACTGCGTGTGTCATGAATGACACAATCTATGTGACCGGTGGCCACTATGGATCCAGAGGAAGCAGCACCTATGAAAAAATTCAGGCCTACAGGCCAGACATAAATGAATGGAGCATTGTCACAATCAGTCCTCATCCAG AGTATGGCCTGTGCTCTGTTTCTCTGAACAACAAGCTGTACTTGGTGGGAGGACAGACTACGATCACCGACTGCTACGAcccagagagagatgagtggaggCAGTTGTCagtgatgaaggagaggaggatggagtgtGGTGCTGTAGTGATCAATGGCTGCATCTATGTGACCGGGGGATATTCCTATTCAAAGGGGACGTATCTGCAGAGCATTGAGAAGTATGACCCAGAGCTGGACACCTGGGAGGTTGTGGGAAGCCTCCCCAGCCCAGCAAGAACACACGGATGCATTTGCATTTACAGTGTGTAG